The following are encoded together in the Neofelis nebulosa isolate mNeoNeb1 chromosome 9, mNeoNeb1.pri, whole genome shotgun sequence genome:
- the DGUOK gene encoding deoxyguanosine kinase, mitochondrial isoform X4 translates to MMYQEPARWSYTFQTCSFMSRLKVQLEPFPEKQLQSKKAVQVFERSVYSDRYIFAKNLFENGSLSDIEWHIYQDWHSFLLQEFASRVKLHGFIYLQATPQVCWKRLHHRAREEEKGIELAYLEQLHSQHEAWLVHKTTRLHFEALLNIPVLVLDVNDDFSEEETKQEELLKKVNTFVNNL, encoded by the exons ATGATGTACCAGGAACCAGCACGATGGTCCTACACATTCCAGACATGTTCTTTTATGAGCCGCCTAAAAGTACAGCTGGAGCCCTTTCCTGAGAAACAATTACAGTCCAAGAAGGCGGTACAGGTCTTTGAGAGGTCCGTGTACAGTGACAG GTATATCTTTGCAAAGAATCTTTTTGAAAATGGTTCCCTCAGTGACATCGAATGGCATATCTATCAGGACTGGCATTCTTTTCTCCTGCAGGAGTTTGCCAGCCGGGTCAAATTACATGGCTTCATCTACCTCCAGGCTACTCCCCAG GTTTGCTGGAAGAGACTACACCACAGGgccagggaagaggagaaaggaattgAGCTGGCATATCTCGAGCAGCTTCACAGTCAACACGAAGCCTGGCTTGTTCACAAGACAACCAG GCTCCACTTTGAGGCTCTGCTGAACATTCCAGTGCTGGTATTGGATGTCAATGatgatttttctgaagaagaaacCAAACAAGAAGAACTCTTGAAAAAG GTAAACACCTTTGTAAATAATCTGTAA